In Kordia antarctica, the following proteins share a genomic window:
- the rpmF gene encoding 50S ribosomal protein L32 translates to MAHPKRKISKTRRDKRRTHYKATVPQIATCSTTGEAHLYHRAHWHEGKLYYRGKVLIDNTTEENLA, encoded by the coding sequence ATGGCACATCCAAAGAGAAAAATCTCCAAAACAAGAAGAGATAAGAGAAGAACACATTACAAAGCGACAGTTCCTCAAATCGCTACGTGCTCAACTACTGGTGAAGCACACTTATATCACAGAGCTCATTGGCACGAAGGAAAGCTATACTACAGAGGAAAAGTATTAATTGACAATACAACTGAAGAAAACTTAGCATAA
- a CDS encoding YceI family protein: MKKYILAFAFAIFSVAFSNAQEEIYGQEQLPINTSKSEIKWSCDYSFYFSGHFGIVKFKEGHFLKSEGKITGGTFSIDLNTLIAQDMNEEGNQSLSDHLKDADFFEVKKFPTATIVITSIRYHDATHFEANATMTIKGVTQPVKFQAQLNFEKKIMTTKFKIDRTLWGVNYNSKLKDKAISDAIGFEVKIIL, encoded by the coding sequence ATGAAAAAATATATTTTAGCATTCGCTTTCGCGATATTTTCAGTAGCGTTTTCAAATGCACAAGAAGAAATCTATGGACAAGAACAACTTCCAATTAACACTTCTAAAAGTGAAATAAAATGGTCGTGCGATTATAGCTTTTATTTTAGTGGACATTTTGGAATTGTAAAGTTCAAAGAAGGACATTTTTTAAAATCGGAAGGGAAAATTACTGGCGGAACTTTTAGTATTGACCTGAATACTTTGATTGCGCAAGACATGAACGAAGAAGGAAATCAAAGTTTGAGCGATCATTTGAAAGATGCTGATTTCTTTGAAGTGAAAAAATTTCCAACCGCAACAATTGTGATTACAAGTATTCGTTACCACGATGCAACACATTTTGAAGCAAACGCAACTATGACGATAAAAGGTGTTACGCAACCTGTAAAGTTTCAAGCCCAACTTAATTTTGAAAAGAAAATCATGACCACAAAATTTAAGATTGATAGAACACTTTGGGGAGTTAATTATAATAGTAAACTGAAAGATAAAGCGATTTCGGACGCAATTGGTTTTGAAGTAAAAATAATTTTATAA
- the accB gene encoding acetyl-CoA carboxylase biotin carboxyl carrier protein, whose translation MDLKEIQNLIKFVAKSGASEVKLEMEDVKITIKTGDAKGETTTLVQQIPMGGMPQQHTAVAPIAQAAVPTAAEAQVADENAKFIIIKSPIIGTFYRKPAPDKPLFVEIGSTISEGDVLCVIEAMKLFNEIESEVSGKIVKVLVDDSSPVEFDQPLFLVDPS comes from the coding sequence ATGGATTTAAAAGAAATTCAGAACTTAATCAAATTCGTTGCTAAATCTGGCGCAAGTGAAGTAAAACTTGAAATGGAAGATGTAAAAATCACCATTAAAACTGGAGATGCAAAAGGCGAAACGACAACTTTAGTACAGCAAATTCCTATGGGCGGAATGCCGCAACAACACACTGCCGTAGCTCCAATAGCACAAGCAGCAGTTCCAACAGCAGCGGAAGCGCAAGTAGCTGACGAAAACGCTAAATTTATTATTATAAAATCGCCAATCATTGGTACTTTTTACAGAAAACCCGCTCCAGACAAACCTTTATTTGTTGAAATTGGAAGCACTATTTCCGAAGGAGATGTACTTTGTGTGATTGAAGCAATGAAACTTTTCAATGAAATTGAATCAGAAGTTTCAGGAAAAATAGTGAAAGTCTTAGTAGACGACTCTTCACCAGTAGAATTTGATCAACCATTATTCTTGGTAGATCCATCATAA
- a CDS encoding winged helix-turn-helix domain-containing protein produces the protein MLFTPIMSKKRIYSYSGLILIIFLTWLFSKPSQEQTEFSEKVKIALRDVGNKLLLTNKDSTSLIFPVKEIGNSKYEVSFESKLTFEPTAFVSIVEKSFKKSQLPEEYRVEVIQCTDKEVAYSYEISQQEENTIIPCAGRFLPSNCYTIQVRFTEIKASFFSASTFIYLFLLIIFILMEVFFFKKKQPEKPREGSDIYESIGSFHFYPEQNKLVKQLMEINLSRKECELLQIFVANPNQIVTRDELTKKVWEDNGVIVGRSLDTYISKLRKKLKDDETIKLTNVHGVGYKLEIS, from the coding sequence ATGTTATTTACACCAATTATGAGCAAAAAACGTATTTATTCATACAGCGGATTAATTCTGATTATCTTCCTTACTTGGTTATTTTCAAAACCGAGCCAGGAACAAACGGAGTTTTCCGAGAAGGTAAAAATTGCTTTGCGCGATGTTGGAAACAAATTATTATTGACAAATAAAGATTCGACGTCATTGATTTTTCCTGTGAAAGAAATTGGCAATTCAAAATATGAAGTGTCCTTTGAAAGTAAGCTTACATTTGAGCCAACTGCATTCGTTTCTATTGTAGAAAAAAGTTTCAAAAAGTCACAATTACCCGAAGAATATCGTGTGGAAGTTATTCAATGTACGGACAAAGAAGTTGCGTATAGTTACGAGATAAGTCAGCAAGAAGAAAACACAATTATTCCGTGTGCCGGACGATTTTTGCCAAGCAATTGCTATACGATTCAAGTGCGATTTACTGAAATTAAAGCTTCTTTTTTTAGCGCTTCAACTTTTATATATCTATTTCTTTTGATTATTTTCATTCTGATGGAAGTGTTCTTTTTCAAGAAGAAGCAACCCGAAAAACCGCGAGAAGGTTCAGATATTTATGAATCTATCGGAAGTTTTCATTTCTATCCAGAACAGAATAAATTAGTGAAGCAACTGATGGAAATTAATCTTTCTAGAAAAGAATGTGAATTGTTACAAATTTTTGTGGCGAACCCAAATCAAATCGTAACTCGTGACGAACTCACCAAAAAAGTTTGGGAAGATAACGGCGTTATTGTTGGCAGAAGTTTAGACACGTATATTTCCAAACTCCGCAAAAAGCTAAAAGACGACGAAACCATTAAATTAACTAATGTGCATGGCGTTGGTTATAAATTGGAGATATCTTAG
- a CDS encoding YceD family protein produces MMELKDFNIPFTGLKEGKHQFEYQIDNSFFKLFDFDEFNETAIKATLEFHKKATMLELTFNAIGTVNVNCDLTNEPYEQPIESNLDLIVQFGNEYNDENEEILIVTHGEYEINVAQYIYEMIVLAMPSKRIHPGIEDGTLESEILEKLEELQPGTGKKETEEETDPRWNTLKKLLTDNK; encoded by the coding sequence ATGATGGAACTAAAGGACTTTAATATTCCTTTTACGGGATTAAAAGAAGGAAAGCACCAATTCGAATATCAAATTGATAATTCGTTCTTTAAACTTTTTGACTTTGATGAATTCAATGAAACTGCTATAAAAGCTACGTTAGAATTTCACAAAAAAGCAACCATGCTTGAATTAACCTTCAATGCAATAGGAACTGTAAATGTAAATTGTGATTTGACGAATGAGCCTTATGAGCAGCCAATTGAAAGCAATTTGGACTTGATTGTGCAATTCGGAAACGAATACAATGATGAAAATGAAGAAATTCTCATCGTTACACACGGAGAGTACGAAATCAATGTTGCACAATACATATATGAAATGATTGTGTTAGCAATGCCTTCAAAAAGAATACATCCTGGTATTGAAGATGGAACATTAGAGTCTGAAATATTAGAAAAATTAGAAGAATTACAACCTGGTACAGGAAAAAAAGAAACTGAAGAGGAAACAGATCCTCGTTGGAATACATTAAAAAAACTATTAACGGATAATAAATAA
- a CDS encoding NAD(P)/FAD-dependent oxidoreductase produces the protein MNLSYWEYKTWLSNVDFTIVGSGIVGLNCALQLRNQYPTAKIIVLEKGILPQGASTKNAGFACFGSLSEILDDLHTHSKQEVLELVKRRCNGLALLRSTLGDSNIDFQQLGGYELFTQEDSDLYESCLAEKEIINQLLKPIFKGNVFSEVDNKFQFQQIQSTYIFNQFEGQIDTGKMMNSLLQKVLSENILILNSVTVEDFTESGNSVHIKTNHFELNTKKLLIATNGFASQLLDEKVKPARAQVLITKPIPDLHIKGTFHLDKGYYYFRNIDDRILFGGGRNLDFKGEETTEFNQTEIIQRKLENLLKTTILPNIPFEVEHRWSGIMGVGTQKKAIVKPLSNHVFCGVRLGGMGIAIGSLVGKELAQLT, from the coding sequence ATGAATCTTAGCTATTGGGAATATAAAACGTGGTTATCAAATGTTGATTTCACTATTGTTGGAAGCGGCATTGTTGGACTCAATTGTGCGTTGCAACTTCGAAATCAATATCCAACTGCAAAAATTATTGTGCTCGAAAAAGGAATTCTGCCGCAAGGCGCAAGCACAAAAAATGCTGGATTTGCTTGTTTTGGAAGTCTCTCAGAGATTTTAGACGATTTACACACACATTCTAAGCAAGAAGTTTTAGAACTCGTTAAAAGACGTTGTAATGGTTTAGCGTTGCTTCGCTCAACTTTAGGCGATTCCAACATCGATTTTCAACAATTAGGCGGTTATGAATTGTTTACACAAGAAGATTCAGATTTGTACGAATCATGTTTGGCGGAAAAGGAAATCATCAATCAGTTATTGAAGCCAATTTTTAAAGGAAATGTATTTAGTGAAGTTGACAATAAATTTCAATTTCAACAGATTCAATCAACGTATATTTTTAATCAGTTTGAAGGACAAATTGATACAGGGAAAATGATGAATTCGCTTTTGCAGAAAGTCTTATCAGAGAATATTTTAATCTTAAATTCGGTTACGGTAGAAGATTTCACGGAAAGTGGAAATTCGGTTCACATAAAAACCAATCATTTTGAGTTGAATACCAAAAAACTCTTAATTGCAACCAACGGATTTGCTTCCCAATTATTAGACGAAAAAGTAAAACCTGCACGCGCACAAGTATTAATTACCAAGCCAATTCCTGATTTACACATAAAAGGAACTTTTCATTTGGATAAAGGCTATTATTATTTTAGGAATATTGACGATCGTATTCTATTCGGCGGCGGACGAAATTTGGATTTTAAAGGTGAAGAAACTACTGAATTTAATCAAACTGAGATCATTCAGCGGAAGCTGGAAAATTTATTAAAAACGACTATTTTACCAAATATACCTTTTGAAGTAGAACATCGCTGGAGCGGAATTATGGGCGTTGGAACACAGAAAAAAGCCATTGTAAAACCACTTTCTAATCATGTATTTTGTGGCGTTCGCTTAGGCGGAATGGGCATTGCAATTGGTAGTTTGGTTGGAAAAGAATTAGCACAATTGACATGA
- a CDS encoding riboflavin synthase, whose translation MFTGIIEELGVITHLESEKENLHITVRSSLTEELKIDQSVAHNGVCLTVVDRNLDEKTYVVTAIQETLEKTNVRTWQVNDRINLERAMKLGDRLDGHIVQGHVDQVGTCISIKESDGSWYYTFEYDESLSNITIEKGSVTINGTSLTVVNSGNNTFSVAIIPYTYGHTTFQYLKVGSLINLEFDVIGKYVARLQGRLK comes from the coding sequence ATGTTTACAGGGATTATTGAAGAATTAGGTGTGATTACACATCTAGAGAGCGAAAAAGAAAACCTCCACATCACAGTTCGGAGTAGTTTAACGGAGGAATTAAAAATTGATCAAAGCGTTGCACACAATGGTGTTTGCTTGACTGTTGTCGATAGAAATTTGGATGAGAAGACGTATGTCGTTACAGCAATTCAAGAAACTTTAGAAAAAACAAATGTGAGAACTTGGCAAGTAAATGATCGTATTAATTTGGAACGCGCTATGAAATTGGGCGATCGTTTAGACGGACATATTGTGCAAGGACATGTAGATCAGGTTGGAACATGTATTTCTATTAAAGAAAGTGATGGAAGTTGGTATTATACATTTGAGTATGACGAATCTTTAAGCAACATTACTATTGAAAAAGGTTCAGTTACGATAAACGGTACAAGTCTTACTGTCGTAAACTCGGGAAACAATACATTTTCAGTTGCTATTATTCCATACACGTATGGCCACACCACTTTTCAATATTTGAAAGTTGGGTCGCTTATAAATCTAGAATTTGATGTTATAGGAAAATATGTAGCAAGACTTCAGGGGCGATTGAAGTAG
- a CDS encoding 3-oxoacyl-ACP synthase, with product MNLKETLYNLCLKIVNERHANIEANFASIQEAMLSETKSSAGDKHETGRAMLQIEREKLGNQLAEIQKVKEILFKVNPKLVAEQGCLGSIVYTSQANYFISVSVGEISANNENFYAIASNTPIGKLLLGKKVGEKVSFRDQSFVVEAVL from the coding sequence ATGAATTTGAAAGAAACCTTATATAATTTATGCCTGAAAATTGTCAACGAACGACACGCAAATATTGAAGCAAACTTCGCAAGCATTCAAGAAGCGATGTTGTCTGAAACCAAAAGTTCGGCTGGCGATAAGCATGAAACTGGACGCGCTATGTTGCAAATAGAACGTGAAAAGTTAGGCAATCAGTTGGCGGAAATTCAGAAAGTAAAAGAAATTCTCTTTAAGGTAAATCCGAAATTAGTTGCCGAACAAGGTTGTTTGGGTAGTATTGTGTACACTTCGCAAGCCAATTATTTTATTTCGGTAAGTGTTGGCGAAATTTCTGCAAACAATGAAAATTTCTACGCAATTGCTTCCAATACGCCCATTGGGAAATTATTATTAGGCAAAAAAGTTGGTGAAAAGGTTTCGTTTAGAGATCAGAGTTTTGTTGTTGAGGCGGTTTTGTGA
- the pdxA gene encoding 4-hydroxythreonine-4-phosphate dehydrogenase PdxA gives MKKEEKIKVGISVGDLNGIGTEVILKTFEDSRMLELCTPVIFGSTKILSFQKKQFNIQTNFHGIPSADKALDGKVNVVNIWKDSMDIEYGKSTEQAGKFAIESFVEATNALKEGTIDILVTAPINKHNVQSEDFKFPGHTDYLGQVLEGDSLMLMVNDSLRVGLLTDHVAVKDVSAAITPELIQKKVDIIYNTLKQDFGISKPKIAVLGINPHVGDNGVIGVEDDEILKPTLEKIKNSGKLVFGPYAADSFFASSNYKNFDAILAAYHDQGLIPFKTLSFGQGVNFTAGLNRVRTSPDHGTAYEIAGKNQADHNSFKEAVFTGIQIFRTRETYKVIAKNPLKKQLPKI, from the coding sequence ATGAAGAAAGAGGAAAAAATAAAAGTAGGGATTTCGGTTGGTGATTTGAATGGTATAGGAACAGAAGTAATTCTGAAGACATTTGAAGATAGCAGGATGCTAGAATTGTGTACGCCTGTTATTTTTGGATCTACTAAAATTTTATCATTTCAGAAGAAGCAATTCAACATACAAACAAATTTTCATGGAATTCCAAGTGCCGACAAAGCGCTAGATGGCAAAGTAAATGTGGTAAACATTTGGAAAGATTCTATGGATATTGAATACGGAAAATCAACGGAACAAGCTGGAAAGTTTGCCATTGAATCGTTTGTAGAAGCAACCAACGCACTGAAAGAAGGAACCATTGATATTTTGGTGACAGCGCCAATTAACAAACATAATGTACAATCGGAAGATTTTAAGTTTCCAGGACATACAGATTATTTAGGACAAGTTTTAGAAGGCGATAGTTTGATGTTAATGGTAAATGATTCTTTAAGAGTTGGATTGTTAACAGATCATGTTGCTGTAAAAGATGTTTCGGCAGCGATTACGCCAGAACTCATTCAGAAAAAAGTAGACATTATCTATAATACTTTGAAACAAGATTTCGGAATTAGCAAACCGAAAATTGCTGTTTTAGGCATTAATCCACATGTTGGAGATAATGGTGTTATTGGTGTGGAAGATGATGAAATATTAAAACCAACACTGGAAAAGATTAAAAATTCAGGAAAATTAGTTTTTGGTCCGTATGCGGCAGATAGTTTTTTTGCATCAAGCAATTACAAAAACTTTGACGCCATTTTAGCAGCATATCACGATCAAGGATTAATTCCGTTTAAAACGTTATCTTTTGGACAAGGCGTGAATTTCACGGCAGGACTTAATAGAGTACGTACATCACCAGATCATGGAACTGCGTATGAAATTGCTGGGAAAAACCAGGCAGATCATAACTCTTTCAAAGAAGCAGTATTCACTGGAATACAGATTTTTAGGACTAGAGAAACCTATAAAGTAATTGCAAAAAACCCATTAAAAAAGCAGCTTCCCAAGATATAA
- a CDS encoding beta-ketoacyl-ACP synthase III: MTKITAAITAVGAYIPEYVLTNKILETMVDTNDEWITTRTGIKERRILKKEGAGTSYLAIKAAKNLLAKKNLDPKEIDLVIVATATPDMPVASTAVYTATKIGATNAFAFDLQAACSSFLYGMSTAASYIQSGRYKKVLLIGADKMSSIVDYTDRSTCIIFGDGAGAILFEPNEEGLGLQDEYLRSDGNGRDFLKIDAGGSILPASEETVKNKQHTVIQDGKTVFKFAVSKMADISAKIMEDNNLTNEDVQWLVPHQANKRIIDATARRMGVDESKVMVNIQRYGNTTSGTLPLCLHDYEKQLKKGDNLIFAAFGGGFTWGAIYLKWAYNSN; this comes from the coding sequence ATGACCAAAATCACAGCAGCAATAACAGCTGTAGGAGCCTATATTCCTGAATACGTATTAACCAACAAGATCCTTGAAACAATGGTTGATACTAATGATGAGTGGATCACGACTCGAACAGGTATCAAAGAACGCAGAATTCTTAAAAAAGAAGGAGCTGGAACTTCATATTTAGCTATCAAAGCTGCGAAAAACTTACTCGCAAAGAAAAACTTAGATCCAAAAGAAATAGACCTCGTAATTGTTGCCACGGCAACACCTGATATGCCTGTAGCATCTACAGCAGTGTATACCGCAACTAAAATTGGTGCAACCAATGCATTTGCATTTGACTTGCAAGCAGCGTGTTCTAGTTTCTTATACGGAATGTCTACGGCAGCAAGTTATATACAATCTGGACGTTACAAAAAAGTGCTATTAATTGGTGCTGATAAAATGTCGTCAATTGTTGATTACACAGACAGATCAACGTGTATCATATTTGGTGATGGCGCAGGTGCTATATTATTTGAACCAAATGAAGAAGGATTAGGATTGCAAGACGAATACCTTAGAAGTGATGGTAATGGTCGCGACTTCTTAAAAATTGACGCAGGCGGATCTATCTTACCTGCTTCTGAAGAAACCGTAAAAAACAAACAACATACCGTAATTCAAGACGGGAAAACAGTCTTCAAATTTGCAGTATCTAAAATGGCAGATATAAGTGCAAAAATTATGGAAGATAATAACCTGACAAACGAAGATGTGCAATGGTTGGTGCCTCACCAAGCCAATAAACGCATCATTGACGCCACCGCAAGGCGTATGGGTGTAGATGAAAGTAAAGTAATGGTAAACATTCAACGTTACGGAAATACAACTTCTGGGACATTGCCACTTTGTTTACATGACTATGAAAAACAACTCAAAAAAGGAGATAACCTTATCTTTGCTGCTTTTGGTGGCGGATTCACATGGGGAGCTATCTATCTTAAATGGGCATATAATTCAAACTAA
- a CDS encoding ATP-binding protein, producing MSENELKILLSELRSLVNETEWVEFKANNAIEIGEYISALSNSACVHDKDYGYVVFGIDDKTHRIIGTTFLSNQKAKGNEDLIPWLARLLNPRINFNFYEFEVEGKNIVLLRIKATQNTPVKFKGIPYIRIGSSKKKLDDYPEKERSIWTKSPTESFENEIAVYNLKPDEVLKLIDYPSYFELTNSPLPENRDAIFEKFQQERLITKHGNHYNITNLCAILFARKLYEFENLERKAIRVIIYQGKNKLRTKKEQLGQKGYASGFKGLVNYINDQLPSNEEIGKVFRKEVKMYPELAIRELVANAIIHQDFSETGTSPMVEIFQDRVEITNPGKPLISTMRFVDHNPQSRNEKLAHFMRRLSICEERGSGIDKVIFECEYFQLPAPKFIEGDNYTRVIIYSHKTLRQMDKEDKVRACYLHSCLKYVSGEHMTNHSLRERFGIEEKNYSMASRIISEAIKSGQIKDYDPENKSKKHSKYVPYWA from the coding sequence ATGAGTGAAAATGAATTAAAAATCCTGTTAAGTGAACTTCGTTCTCTTGTGAATGAAACAGAATGGGTTGAATTTAAGGCAAATAATGCAATAGAAATAGGAGAGTATATTTCTGCTTTATCTAATTCAGCTTGTGTACATGATAAAGATTATGGATATGTTGTATTTGGAATTGATGACAAAACCCATAGAATAATAGGAACTACTTTCTTATCAAATCAAAAAGCAAAAGGAAATGAAGATTTGATACCTTGGCTTGCTCGATTACTCAACCCTAGAATCAATTTTAATTTTTACGAATTTGAAGTCGAAGGAAAAAATATAGTTCTTTTAAGAATTAAAGCAACACAAAACACTCCTGTCAAATTTAAAGGAATTCCATACATTAGAATTGGTTCTTCAAAAAAGAAACTAGATGATTACCCAGAAAAAGAGAGGTCTATTTGGACTAAAAGCCCAACAGAAAGTTTTGAAAATGAGATTGCTGTTTACAACTTAAAACCTGATGAAGTTTTAAAACTAATAGATTATCCTTCTTATTTTGAGCTAACGAATTCTCCTCTACCAGAAAATAGAGATGCCATATTTGAAAAATTTCAACAAGAAAGATTAATCACAAAACATGGAAACCACTATAACATAACCAATCTATGCGCAATACTTTTCGCAAGAAAATTATATGAGTTTGAAAATCTTGAAAGAAAAGCTATAAGAGTTATAATTTATCAAGGAAAAAATAAATTACGTACCAAAAAAGAACAACTCGGACAAAAAGGCTATGCTTCTGGTTTTAAAGGCTTAGTTAATTATATTAATGACCAATTACCATCTAATGAAGAAATTGGAAAAGTTTTTAGAAAAGAAGTAAAAATGTATCCTGAATTAGCAATAAGAGAGTTGGTTGCAAATGCTATAATTCATCAAGATTTTAGTGAGACTGGAACTTCTCCAATGGTAGAAATTTTTCAAGATAGAGTAGAAATAACTAACCCTGGAAAACCTTTAATAAGCACAATGAGGTTTGTTGACCATAATCCACAATCTAGAAATGAAAAACTAGCTCATTTTATGAGAAGACTAAGTATTTGTGAAGAAAGAGGAAGTGGTATTGATAAAGTTATTTTTGAATGTGAATATTTTCAATTACCAGCTCCTAAATTTATAGAAGGAGATAATTATACTCGTGTAATTATTTATTCTCATAAAACATTAAGGCAAATGGATAAAGAAGATAAAGTTAGAGCTTGTTACCTTCACTCTTGCTTAAAATATGTGTCGGGAGAGCATATGACTAATCATTCACTAAGAGAAAGATTTGGAATTGAAGAAAAAAATTATTCTATGGCTTCAAGAATAATATCAGAAGCTATTAAATCGGGTCAAATAAAAGATTATGACCCAGAAAATAAATCCAAAAAACATTCTAAATATGTACCGTATTGGGCTTAA
- the accC gene encoding acetyl-CoA carboxylase biotin carboxylase subunit, with protein sequence MFKKILVANRGEIALRVIRTCKEMGIKTVAVYSTADIDSLHVRFADEAVCIGPAPSSESYLKMANIIAAAEITNADAIHPGYGFLSENAKFSKICEEHNIKFIGASADMIDKMGDKASAKSTMKAAGVPCVPGSEGIIEDFEECEKLAVETGYPVMLKATAGGGGKGMRAVWKPEDLRDAWDDARQESKAAFGNNDMYMEKLIEEPRHIEIQIVGDSSGKACHLSERDCSIQRRHQKLTEEVPSPFMTDKLRKAMGDAAVKAAEFIKYEGAGTVEFLVDKHRNFYFMEMNTRIQVEHPITEQVIDFDLIREQILVAAGVPISGKNYTPKLHSIECRINAEDPYNNFRPSPGRITVLHAPGGHGIRLDTHVYAGYSIPPNYDSMIAKLITTAQTREEAINKMKRALDEFVIEGIKTTIPFHRQLMDHPDYVAGNYTTKFMEDFVMKEEEE encoded by the coding sequence ATGTTCAAAAAAATATTAGTTGCAAACAGAGGTGAAATAGCACTTAGAGTTATTAGAACCTGCAAAGAAATGGGTATCAAAACAGTTGCTGTATATTCTACAGCAGACATTGATAGCTTACACGTACGATTTGCTGATGAAGCAGTTTGTATAGGACCCGCGCCAAGTAGCGAGTCATACCTAAAAATGGCAAATATCATTGCTGCTGCAGAAATTACAAATGCAGACGCCATACATCCAGGATACGGATTCTTATCTGAAAACGCCAAATTCTCAAAAATCTGTGAAGAGCATAACATCAAATTTATTGGCGCTTCTGCTGATATGATTGATAAAATGGGAGACAAAGCTTCTGCAAAATCTACCATGAAAGCTGCAGGCGTTCCTTGTGTTCCAGGAAGTGAAGGAATCATTGAAGATTTTGAAGAATGTGAAAAACTAGCCGTAGAAACAGGATATCCTGTAATGCTAAAAGCAACTGCTGGTGGTGGTGGAAAAGGAATGCGCGCCGTTTGGAAACCAGAAGACTTAAGAGACGCTTGGGATGATGCTCGACAAGAATCAAAAGCCGCTTTTGGGAATAATGACATGTACATGGAAAAACTCATTGAAGAGCCAAGACATATTGAAATTCAAATAGTTGGAGATTCTTCAGGAAAAGCATGTCACTTATCTGAGCGCGACTGCTCTATACAACGTCGTCACCAAAAACTAACCGAAGAAGTTCCTTCTCCATTCATGACTGATAAGCTTAGAAAAGCTATGGGAGATGCTGCGGTAAAAGCTGCGGAATTCATTAAATATGAAGGTGCTGGAACGGTCGAATTTTTGGTAGATAAACACAGAAACTTCTACTTCATGGAAATGAATACGCGTATCCAAGTAGAACATCCAATTACGGAACAAGTAATTGATTTCGATTTAATTCGTGAGCAAATCTTAGTTGCGGCTGGTGTGCCAATCTCAGGAAAAAATTATACGCCTAAATTACACTCTATCGAATGTAGAATTAATGCGGAAGATCCATACAATAACTTTAGACCTTCTCCAGGAAGAATTACAGTATTACACGCGCCAGGCGGACACGGAATTCGTTTAGATACGCATGTATATGCTGGGTATTCAATTCCACCAAACTACGATTCTATGATTGCAAAGTTGATTACAACAGCGCAAACACGTGAAGAAGCTATCAATAAGATGAAACGCGCGTTAGATGAGTTTGTAATTGAAGGAATAAAAACTACAATTCCTTTCCACAGACAATTAATGGATCATCCAGATTATGTCGCCGGAAACTACACAACGAAATTTATGGAAGATTTCGTAATGAAAGAAGAAGAAGAATAA